In one Winogradskyella sp. MH6 genomic region, the following are encoded:
- a CDS encoding RNA methyltransferase, protein MRKLKNSELDRLDVSEFKDAEKSPIIIILDNIRSLNNIGSVFRTSDAFLIEKIYLCGITAQPPHNDIRKTALGSTETVDWEYAENTIDVVNNLKNEGVNICSIEQAENATMLNNFNPEPNTKYAFVFGNEVKGVAQDIVNTSDLVIEIPQYGTKHSLNISVSAGVVIWDVFSKLKKN, encoded by the coding sequence ATGCGAAAACTAAAAAACAGTGAATTAGACCGTCTCGATGTTTCTGAATTTAAAGACGCTGAAAAATCACCAATAATTATAATTCTGGATAATATTCGTAGTCTTAATAATATTGGATCGGTCTTTAGAACAAGTGATGCCTTTTTGATTGAAAAAATTTATCTCTGTGGCATTACAGCGCAACCACCACATAACGACATTAGAAAGACTGCTTTAGGAAGCACAGAAACCGTAGATTGGGAATATGCCGAAAACACAATTGATGTTGTAAATAATTTAAAAAATGAAGGTGTAAATATCTGTTCTATTGAACAGGCTGAAAATGCAACTATGCTGAACAATTTTAACCCAGAACCGAACACAAAATATGCCTTTGTATTTGGTAACGAAGTTAAAGGAGTAGCTCAAGATATTGTAAACACTAGTGATTTGGTAATTGAAATCCCACAGTATGGCACAAAGCATTCTCTAAATATTTCTGTTAGTGCTGGTGTGGTGATTTGGGATGTTTTTAGCAAATTGAAGAAGAATTAA
- a CDS encoding gamma carbonic anhydrase family protein — protein MPIIKPVRDIHPQIPEDCFVAENATIVGEVSMGNQCSVWFNAVIRGDVHYIKMGNKVNVQDGAVIHATYQKSPTTIGNNVSIGHNAIVHGCTIHDNVLIGMGSIVMDNCIIESNSIIAAGAVVTQNTVVESGSIYAGVPAKKVKDISKELISGEIDRIANNYVKYSSWFKED, from the coding sequence ATGCCAATAATAAAACCTGTTAGAGATATACATCCGCAAATCCCTGAAGATTGTTTTGTTGCCGAAAATGCCACCATAGTGGGAGAAGTTAGCATGGGAAACCAATGCAGCGTTTGGTTTAATGCTGTAATTAGAGGTGATGTTCACTATATAAAAATGGGAAACAAGGTGAATGTTCAAGATGGTGCTGTAATACATGCTACCTATCAAAAATCACCAACAACTATTGGTAACAATGTCTCTATTGGGCATAATGCCATTGTACATGGTTGCACTATACACGACAATGTACTTATTGGTATGGGAAGTATTGTGATGGACAACTGTATCATTGAAAGTAATAGTATTATTGCTGCTGGTGCTGTAGTTACTCAAAACACAGTTGTTGAATCTGGTAGTATTTATGCAGGTGTTCCTGCTAAAAAAGTAAAAGACATTAGTAAGGAATTGATTTCAGGAGAAATCGATAGAATTGCCAATAACTATGTAAAATATTCCAGTTGGTTTAAGGAAGATTAA
- the murI gene encoding glutamate racemase produces MSNKPIGIFDSGVGGTSIFKEVHMLLPNENMIYLADSKNAPYGNKSEEEIRNLSIKNTEFLLEKGCKIIVVACNTATTNAISYLRETYDVPFIGIEPAIKPAALNTKTKAIGILATKGTLSSQLFHKTSDLYANGIKVIEQVGEGIVPLIESGQLHTNQMKDLLQMYLEPMLKANIDYLVLGCTHYPYLIPMLETMLPKEVKIIDSGLAVAKQTKAILHSQNLLNSEINKPSIKLYSNRNVEVLDALLEGKFETAYLDF; encoded by the coding sequence GTGAGTAATAAACCTATTGGCATATTCGATTCTGGTGTTGGAGGTACTTCTATTTTTAAAGAAGTACACATGTTATTGCCTAACGAAAATATGATCTATTTAGCCGATAGTAAAAATGCACCTTATGGTAACAAGTCAGAGGAAGAGATTAGGAATCTTTCTATAAAAAACACCGAATTTTTACTAGAAAAAGGCTGTAAAATTATTGTTGTAGCTTGTAACACAGCCACCACAAATGCCATTTCGTATTTAAGAGAAACATATGATGTGCCATTTATAGGCATAGAACCTGCGATTAAACCTGCGGCTTTAAATACAAAAACAAAAGCTATAGGGATACTCGCTACAAAAGGAACGCTTAGTAGTCAGCTCTTTCATAAAACATCAGATCTTTACGCTAATGGAATTAAGGTAATTGAGCAAGTTGGTGAAGGGATTGTACCTTTAATTGAGTCAGGTCAATTACATACAAATCAAATGAAAGATTTGCTTCAAATGTATTTAGAACCTATGCTAAAAGCCAATATTGATTATCTGGTTTTAGGTTGTACTCATTATCCTTATCTAATACCAATGTTAGAAACCATGCTTCCTAAAGAAGTAAAAATAATAGATTCTGGATTGGCTGTAGCAAAGCAAACAAAGGCTATTTTACATTCTCAGAATTTACTTAATTCTGAAATAAATAAACCTTCAATAAAATTATACTCTAACAGGAATGTTGAGGTTTTAGATGCCTTACTTGAGGGTAAATTTGAAACAGCTTATTTAGATTTTTAA